From the genome of Argentina anserina chromosome 4, drPotAnse1.1, whole genome shotgun sequence, one region includes:
- the LOC126790631 gene encoding homogentisate phytyltransferase 1, chloroplastic, with protein MDYALLGSFPKACLGGNSWRRENHKKICFSGSYTAVRVSRCREWDILQRYCAVGPQHPQQHLRHHNLGTREGSTSYRTHKKFLVNATAGHPLDSESGAYNAKNVWGTIKNATDAFYRFSRPHTVIGTALSIVSVSLLAVKNLSDFSPLFFSGLLEAVVAALFMNIYIVGLNQLSDIDIDKVNKPYLPLASGEYSVVTGIMIVTSFVILSFWLGWIVGSWPLLWALFISFVLGTAYSINVPLLRWKRSAVVAAMCILAVRAVIVQLAFFLHMQTHVYKRPVAFSRPLIFATAFMSFFSVVIALFKDIPDIDGDKIFGIRSFTVRLGQERVFWICIWLLQMAYGVAILVGASSSFMLSKCITVLGHAILALILWSRAKSVDLTSKAAITTFYMFIWKLFYAEYLLIPLVR; from the exons ATGGATTATGCGCTTCTTGGGTCCTTCCCAAAAGCTTGTTTAG GTGGGAACAGTTGGAGAAGGGAGAATCACAAGAAAATTTGCTTTTCAG GTTCATATACTGCAGTTAGAGTTTCAAGGTGCAGAGAATGGGACATCCTACAAAGATACTGTGCTGTTGGGCCTCAGCATCCGCAACAGCATTTAAGGCATCATAACTTAGGCACTAGGGAAGGTTCTACATCCTACAGGACCCATAAAAAGTTCCTGGTGAATGCAACTGCTGGTCACCCTTTAGATTCTGAATCTGGAGCTTATAATGCAAAAAACGTCTGGGGCACTATCAAAAATGCAACAGATGCTTTTTACCGGTTTTCAAGGCCGCACACAGTTATTGGCACA GCATTGAGCATAGTTTCTGTTTCTCTCCTTGCAGTCAAGAATCTATCAGATTTTTCCCCCTTATTTTTCAGTGGGTTGCTGGAG GCTGTAGTTGCTGCTCTCTTCATGAATATTTACATTGTCGGTTTAAATCAGTTGTCTGACATTGATATAGACAAG GTGAACAAGCCTTATCTTCCATTAGCATCAGGGGAATATTCGGTGGTGACTGGCATCATGATTGTGACTTCTTTCGTGATTCTG AGTTTTTGGCTGGGATGGATTGTTGGTTCATGGCCATTGTTGTGGGCCCTTTTCATCAGTTTTGTACTTGGAACTGCTTATTCAATCAAT GTGCCACTACTGAGATGGAAGAGGTCTGCTGTGGTTGCAGCAATGTGCATTCTAGCTGTTCGAGCAGTGATAGTTCAACTTGCTTTTTTCCTGCACATGCAG ACTCATGTGTACAAAAGACCGGTTGCCTTCTCGAGGCCACTTATCTTCGCAACTGCATTTATGAGTTTCTTCTCTGTTGTTATTGCATTATTTAAG GATATCCCTGATATTGATGGAGATAAGATCTTTGGCATCCGGTCCTTTACAGTACGTCTGGGACAAGAGCGG GTATTTTGGATATGTATATGGCTACTTCAAATGGCTTATGGTGTTGCCATTTTAGTTGGAGCATCATCCTCCTTCATGTTGAGCAAATGCATCACG gttttgggacATGCAATTTTGGCTTTGATACTCTGGAGCCGAGCAAAATCTGTAGATCTCACCAGCAAAGCTGCAATAACGACCTTCTACATGTTTATTTGGAAG CTCTTTTATGCTGAGTATCTACTTATACCACTTGTTCGATGA